A region from the Cannabis sativa cultivar Pink pepper isolate KNU-18-1 chromosome 9, ASM2916894v1, whole genome shotgun sequence genome encodes:
- the LOC115721988 gene encoding pentatricopeptide repeat-containing protein At4g13650, which translates to MTLLAKSLMVCDSIQLLHSPLSASLLSSLCHSLTCKFKPHSSLRVFSFSNNNHKLNSAGFSCAATSHVYDEIPLNESEGSNSVGVDFLRLMEERGIRANLQTYLWLLEGCLNSGSLVDARKLHCRILKLGFNGELVMCDRLMETYISCDNFEGAVKVLDEMSIRSLSSWNKIIQALLARKLISQVLVMYHKMVMNNIDPNETTFAGILKVCGYGDVGFDYVKQIHARIIGHGFDTAPLVCNLLIDLYSKKGYVDSARKVFDKLVLRDSVSWVAIISGLSQNGREKEAVMLFCQMHTSGISPTPYVFSSVLSACTKVELFNMGEQIHGLVFKGGFSSERYVCNALVTLYARSGNLISSEKVFSAMQNRDGVSYNSLISGLAQSGFGDRALKLYEKMQHDRLKPDCVTVASLLSACASVGALDKGKQLHSYAIKAGMSSDIIIEGSLLDLYVKCSDLHTAYEFFITTETENVVLWNVMLVAYGQLEDLSQSFEIYRQMLIEGIIPNEFTYPSILRTCTAVGQLDLGEQIHTQVIKTGFQLNVYACSVLIDMYAKIGKLDTALEILRRLKEEDVVSWTAMIAGYTQHDMFSEALKLFVEMENRGIKPDNIGFASAITACAGIKSLAWGKQIHARSCILGYSDDISIQNALVSLYARCGSIQEAYLAFEKNDSKDNISWNALISGFAQSGYCEEALQVFSEMNRAGVKANLFTFGSTVSAAANLANVKQGTQFHAMIIKTGYSSETEVSNVLITLYAKCGRIDDAQREFSEMPEKNEVSWNAMITGYSQHGLGIEALNLFEQMKQLGLTPNHVTFVGVLSACSHVGLVDKGLAYFDSMSKEYGLIPHPEHYVCVVDLLSRAGLLNEAKVFIEKMPIKPDAIVWRTLLSSCTVHKNAEIGEYAAHHLLELEPEDSATYVLLSNLYAIAKKWDFRDQTRRLMREKGVKKEPGRSWIEINNSFHAFFVGDRLHPLADKIYDFLAHLNTRAAEFGYVQDCYYLLNEVEQEQRDPTTYIHSEKLAISFGLLSSTNSRRPIHVIKNLRVCNDCHNWIKYVSRFSNRAIIVRDAYRFHHFEGGFCSCKDYW; encoded by the exons ATGACTCTTCTTGCTAAGTCATTGATGGTTTGTGACTCCATTCAACTCCTTCATTCCCCACTTTCAGCCTCTCTTCTAAGCAGCTTGTGTCATTCCCTAACATGTAAATTCAAGCCCCATTCTTCTTTGAGGGTCTTCtcttttagcaacaacaatcaCAAG TTAAATTCAGCTGGTTTTAGTTGTGCTGCAACTTCCCATGTTTATGATGAAATCCCTCTTAATGAAAGTGAAGGTTCCAACTCAGTTGGAGTTGATTTCCTGCGGTTGATGGAAGAACGTGGTATTCGTGCTAATcttcaaacttatctatggcttTTAGAGGGGTGTCTAAATTCTGGGTCTTTGGTAGATGCTAGGAAGCTTCATTGCAGAATTTTAAAGTTGGGTTTTAATGGGGAACTTGTCATGTGTGATAGGCTTATGGAAACTTATATTTCTTGTGATAATTTCGAAGGGGCTGTTAAAGTTCTTGATGAAATGTCTATTAGAAGTTTATCTTCTTGGAATAAGATAATTCAAGCTTTACTAGCAAGGAAATTGATTTCTCAAGTATTGGTTATGTATCATAAGATGGTAATGAATAATATTGATCCTAATGAAACCACTTTTGCTGGAATTTTAAAGGTCTGTGGCTATGGTGATGTTGGTTTCGATTATGTTAAACAAATTCATGCAAGAATTATTGGTCATGGATTTGATACAGCTCCATTGGTATGCAATCTATTGATCGATTTATATTCCAAAAAGGGGTATGTAGATTCTGCCAGAAAGGTCTTTGATAAATTGGTTTTGAGGGATAGTGTTTCTTGGGTTGCAATTATTTCCGGTTTGTCTCAGAATGGACGTGAAAAGGAAGCTGTTATGCTTTTCTGCCAAATGCACACATCAGGAATCTCCCCTACTCCATATGTTTTTTCAAGTGTTCTAAGTGCTTGTACCAAAGTAGAATTGTTTAACATGGGAGAGCAAATTCATGGTCTTGTTTTCAAGGGAGGTTTTTCTTCGGAAAGATATGTGTGCAATGCTCTTGTAACACTATATGCTCGCTCGGGAAACTTGATATCTTCAGAGAAAGTCTTTAGTGCAATGCAGAACAGGGATGGAGTTTCATATAACTCCCTTATCTCGGGTCTAGCTCAGTCTGGTTTTGGTGATAGAGCCTTAAAATTGTACGAGAAAATGCAACATGACCGTTTAAAACCAGACTGTGTCACAGTGGCAAGTCTTTTAAGCGCCTGTGCATCTGTCGGGGCACTCGATAAAGGAAAACAACTTCATTCATATGCTATAAAAGCAGGAATGTCTTCAGATATTATCATTGAAGGTTCTCTGTTAGATCTATATGTTAAGTGTTCTGATTTGCATACTGCTTATGAATTTTTCATTACAACAGAGACAGAAAATGTGGTACTATGGAATGTGATGCTAGTTGCTTATGGACAGTTAGAAGATCTAAGCCAATCATTTGAAATTTATAGGCAGATGCTGATAGAAGGCATTATTCCCAATGAATTCACTTATCCAAGTATTCTGAGAACTTGTACTGCTGTTGGGCAACTTGATCTAGGAGAACAAATCCATACTCAAGTAATAAAAACTGGATTTCAGCTCAATGTCTATGCGTGTAGTGTACTTATCGACATGTATGCTAAAATTGGGAAGCTTGATACTGCTCTGGAAATTCTAAGAAGACTTAAGGAGGAGGATGTTGTCTCATGGACTGCTATGATTGCAGGGTATACACAGCATGATATGTTTTCGGAAGCTCTTAAATTGTTTGTAGAAATGGAAAATCGAGGGATCAAACCCGACAACATAGGTTTTGCGAGTGCCATCACCGCATGTGCTGGTATTAAGTCACTGGCTTGGGGAAAACAAATCCATGCTCGGTCTTGTATTTTGGGCTATTCAGATGATATCTCGATCCAAAACGCTCTTGTAAGTCTTTATGCAAGATGCGGTAGCATACAGGAAGCTTACTTGGCATTTGAGAAAAATGATAGTAAAGATAACATATCGTGGAATGCATTAATCTCAGGCTTTGCACAGAGCGGTTACTGTGAGGAAGCACTGCAGGTATTTTCCGAAATGAATAGAGCTGGTGTTAAGGCTAACTTGTTCACATTTGGTTCTACAGTGAGTGCTGCAGCTAATTTAGCAAATGTAAAACAAGGAACACAGTTTCATGCCATGATCATTAAAACAGGATACAGTTCAGAAACCGAGGTTTCTAATGTTCTAATCACTTTATATGCAAAATGTGGAAGAATTGATGatgctcagagagaattttctgaaaTGCCTGAAAAGAATGAAGTTTCATGGAATGCAATGATTACTGGCTATTCTCAACATGGACTTGGTATTGAAGCTCTAAATCTTTTCGAGCAGATGAAACAACTCGGTCTGACTCCAAACCATGTCACTTTTGTTGGGGTTTTGTCAGCTTGTAGTCATGTAGGTTTGGTTGACAAGGGACTTGCCTACTTTGATTCTATGAGCAAAGAGTATGGTTTAATTCCCCATCCCGAACATTACGTGTGTGTTGTTGATCTTTTAAGTCGAGCTGGTCTACTCAACGAAGCAAAAGTATTCATAGAGAAGATGCCAATAAAACCAGATGCAATTGTGTGGAGGACCCTATTGAGTTCTTGTACAGTTCATAAAAATGCAGAAATTGGAGAGTATGCTGCCCATCATCTTCTCGAGTTGGAACCCGAGGACTCAGCTACATATGTACTCCTATCAAATCTATATGCAATAGCAAAGAAATGGGATTTCAGGGATCAAACTAGGAGATTGATGAGAGAAAAGGGTGTGAAGAAAGAGCCTGGTCGTAGTTGGATTGAGATTAACAACTCGTTTCATGCATTCTTCGTCGGTGACAGACTCCATCCACTCGCAGATAAGATATATGACTTCTTAGCTCATTTGAATACTCGTGCTGCTGAATTTGGATATGTGCAGGACTGTTATTACCTCTTAAACGAGGTAGAACAAGAGCAGAGAGATCCAACAACATACATTCATAGCGAGAAACTGGCGATATCTTTTGGACTCCTTAGCTCTACTAATAGCCGTCGTCCTATACATGTGATTAAGAATCTTCGCGTTTGTAATGATTGCCATAATTGGATTAAGTATGTATCGAGATTCTCAAATCGAGCTATCATAGTAAGGGATGCATACCGTTTTCATCATTTTGAAGGCGGTTTCTGTTCATGTAAAGATTATTGGTAG
- the LOC115721714 gene encoding PHD finger protein ING2 gives MAIARTGVYVDDYLEYASTLPAELQRLLNTVRELDDRSHSMINQTKQQTKYCLGLSSQSSKKGNHNNNNYNNYNNNNNNHYNSNNNEDDDATIEKMRKDIELNQDNALNLCTEKVLLAQQAYDLIDSHVKRLDEDLTHFAEDLKQEGKIGPDEPAILPPMPLVPKAEKRKHVQYGTPQPKRFDYRERDWDRDRDRDFELMPPPGSHKKDFATPVDAEQPIDPNEPTYCVCHQVSFGDMIACDNENCQGGEWFHYACVGLTPETRFKGKWYCPTCRSQPMF, from the exons ATGGCGATTGCACGAACCGGTGTTTACGTTGATGACTATTTGGAAT ACGCAAGCACTTTGCCCGCTGAGCTTCAGAGACTCCTCAACACCGTTCGAGAACTCGATGATCGCTCCCACT CTATGATAAACCAGACGAAACAGCAAACCAAGTACTGTTTGGGATTGTCTTCACAGAGCTCAAAGAAAGGGAATCATAACAATAACAATTACaacaattataataataataataataatcattatAATAGCAACAACAATGAAGATGATGATGCTACCATTGAGAAAATGCGAAAGGATATTGAGCTTAATCAAGATAATGCATTGAATCTTTGTACTGAGAAGGTTTTATTGGCTCAGCAAGCTTATGATCTG ATAGATAGTCATGTGAAACGACTTGATGAGGATCTAACCCATTTTGCAGAAGATCTAAAGCAAG AAGGAAAAATAGGACCTGATGAGCCAGCTATTCTTCCCCCAATGCCTTTAGTCCCAAAGGCTGAAAAACGCAAGCATGTACAATATGGAACACCTCAACCGAAGAGGTTTGATTATAGAGAAAGAGATTGGGATCGAGATCGTGATAGGGATTTTGAGCTCATGCCTCCTCCAGGAAGCCATAAGAAGGATTTCGCCACTCCTGTTGATGCAGAGCAACCCATCGATCCTAATGAACCTACTTACTGTGTTTGCCATCAG GTATCTTTTGGAGATATGATTGCTTGTGACAATGAAAAT TGCCAAGGAGGCGAATGGTTTCATTACGCTTGTGTTGGACTGACACCGGAGACAAGATTCAAGGGAAAGTGGTATTGCCCAACATGCAGATCACAACCCATGTTTTAG